The following proteins are encoded in a genomic region of bacterium:
- a CDS encoding tetratricopeptide repeat protein, whose protein sequence is MGRLVTWFVLLIAVLAVGCAKYNTFYNARKAFDSAEHVREQRLKQGEDVSQPTNTQNGDYQLAIKKCQKLLEEYPGHSLTDDALFLMAKSYHRMQSYRMSIAKLDLLFQNFPANKFMEEALFLQAANHMFIGSVANSNDYLIQLQQQFPDSKFQAEALRVGGDNAFSLERWEQARDSYLRFLGSFAEDEHAPQVGYNLAYCHWMLQEYRAADDRLEALIAGEPTDRKLLFEARLLKVRCLSRIGRNEDAVVLSEEIAPEAEVYASQGLVALAQAEDLVNQGRFEEAAPLLENLPEEWLVGDVKPRLGELLGEIYLRKWDLENARAKYSDAVRSPRILENPERCKQINAALSDYMAAEQRLDGAADAEAPKYKLIKANILLFHLERPDLALELYRDIASTAEFDSTAAVRGLYGAAVVYRDQLAMPDSAAVMFERLEHDYPDSPQAHMLDPDGDHDLYAFLMEQERLAQETRFAETIEMSAEEAGETVAPAPVSGREPGVRFSRWRERKLRRDS, encoded by the coding sequence ATGGGAAGGCTCGTGACCTGGTTCGTGCTTCTGATCGCGGTGTTGGCCGTCGGGTGCGCCAAGTACAACACCTTCTACAATGCGCGCAAGGCCTTCGACTCGGCCGAGCATGTGCGCGAGCAGAGGCTGAAGCAGGGCGAGGACGTGAGCCAGCCCACCAACACGCAGAACGGCGACTACCAGCTCGCCATCAAGAAGTGCCAGAAGCTGCTGGAGGAGTACCCGGGGCACAGCCTGACCGACGACGCCCTGTTCCTGATGGCCAAGTCGTACCACCGCATGCAGTCCTACCGCATGTCCATCGCCAAGCTCGACCTGCTCTTCCAGAATTTTCCCGCCAACAAGTTCATGGAAGAGGCCCTGTTCCTGCAGGCGGCCAACCACATGTTCATCGGCAGCGTCGCGAACTCCAACGATTATCTCATCCAGTTGCAGCAGCAGTTCCCCGACAGCAAGTTCCAGGCGGAAGCCCTGCGCGTGGGCGGTGACAACGCCTTCTCCCTGGAACGCTGGGAGCAGGCGCGGGACAGCTACCTCCGCTTCCTCGGGTCGTTTGCCGAGGACGAACACGCACCCCAGGTCGGCTACAATCTCGCCTATTGCCACTGGATGCTGCAGGAGTACCGGGCGGCCGACGACCGGCTGGAGGCCCTGATCGCCGGTGAGCCCACGGACCGCAAGCTGTTGTTCGAGGCCCGTCTGCTGAAGGTCCGTTGCCTGTCGCGTATCGGACGTAACGAGGACGCGGTCGTCCTGTCCGAGGAGATCGCTCCCGAGGCCGAGGTCTACGCGTCCCAGGGGCTGGTGGCACTTGCACAGGCCGAGGATCTGGTGAACCAGGGCCGGTTCGAGGAGGCGGCGCCCCTGCTGGAAAACCTGCCCGAAGAATGGCTGGTCGGCGACGTGAAACCGCGTCTGGGCGAATTGCTCGGGGAGATCTACCTGCGCAAGTGGGATCTCGAGAACGCCCGGGCGAAGTACAGCGATGCCGTTCGCAGTCCGCGCATCCTGGAGAATCCCGAGCGCTGCAAGCAAATCAACGCGGCCCTCAGCGACTACATGGCAGCCGAGCAGCGGCTGGACGGCGCTGCCGATGCCGAAGCGCCGAAGTACAAGCTGATCAAGGCCAATATCCTGCTGTTCCACCTGGAGCGGCCCGATCTGGCGCTCGAGCTGTACCGCGATATCGCGTCGACCGCCGAGTTCGACTCGACCGCGGCCGTGCGCGGCCTCTACGGTGCCGCCGTCGTCTACCGCGACCAGCTGGCCATGCCCGACTCGGCGGCCGTCATGTTCGAACGGCTCGAGCACGACTACCCCGATTCCCCGCAGGCCCACATGCTCGACCCCGATGGCGACCACGACCTCTACGCCTTCCTGATGGAACAGGAGCGGTTGGCCCAGGAGACGCGTTTCGCGGAGACCATCGAGATGTCTGCAGAAGAAGCGGGGGAAACCGTCGCGCCGGCCCCGGTCTCCGGACGCGAGCCCGGCGTCCGCTTTTCGCGCTGGCGTGAACGCAAGCTGAGACGCGACTCGTGA
- a CDS encoding dihydroorotase, with protein sequence MEWNWKRIPAEYLVTNVRLCRGGKLSKRSGFLHVMKGRVEGLGVGSPAREDVPVLDGKGLVCAPGLVDVHVHFREPGQEEKETIATGARAAAAGGFTSVVTMPNTTPPVDSAPLVRYILDRANEAGSCRVFPTAAISKGQRGETLTEFGDLVGAGAVGFTDDGRPVMHGKLMQFALQYSRMLGVPVTTHAEDCNLSGNGVMHAGYWSTKLGLAGIPRLAEDTMIFRDVELAKATGGHLHVAHVSTTGAVDIIRRAKQDGARVTAEVTPHHLSLDHSRCRDFSPLFKMSPPLREEEDIEALTQGLVDGVLDCVATDHAPHTAMEKELMLDQAPFGVIGLETALAVCNTYLVEENKLDLGQLISRMSERAAEIYDLPVGRLEEGNDADFMLFAPDEAWTVHPEQLRSKSKNTPYGGATLTGRVKATFLRGRLTHHEEF encoded by the coding sequence ATGGAATGGAACTGGAAGCGGATCCCCGCCGAGTACCTCGTGACCAACGTCAGGCTGTGCCGCGGCGGCAAGCTGTCGAAGCGCAGCGGCTTCCTGCACGTCATGAAGGGCAGGGTCGAGGGCCTGGGCGTCGGTTCGCCGGCGCGTGAGGATGTGCCGGTCCTGGACGGCAAGGGCCTGGTCTGCGCTCCCGGACTGGTCGACGTCCACGTGCACTTTCGCGAGCCGGGGCAGGAGGAGAAGGAGACCATCGCCACCGGCGCCCGCGCGGCAGCCGCGGGCGGTTTCACCTCGGTGGTGACCATGCCCAACACCACGCCGCCGGTCGACAGCGCGCCGCTGGTGCGCTACATCCTCGACCGCGCCAACGAAGCCGGCTCGTGCCGCGTCTTTCCGACCGCCGCCATCTCCAAGGGACAGCGCGGCGAGACCCTGACCGAATTCGGCGATCTCGTCGGGGCGGGCGCCGTGGGCTTCACCGACGACGGGAGGCCCGTGATGCATGGCAAGCTCATGCAGTTCGCCCTGCAGTATTCCCGGATGCTGGGCGTGCCAGTGACCACCCACGCCGAGGACTGCAACCTCTCGGGCAACGGGGTGATGCACGCCGGCTACTGGTCCACCAAGCTGGGCCTGGCGGGCATCCCGCGTCTGGCGGAGGACACCATGATCTTCCGCGACGTGGAACTGGCCAAGGCCACCGGCGGCCATCTGCACGTGGCCCACGTGTCCACCACAGGAGCTGTGGATATCATTCGCCGCGCCAAGCAGGACGGCGCGCGCGTGACAGCCGAGGTCACGCCGCATCACCTCTCCCTGGACCACTCCCGCTGCCGGGACTTCTCGCCGCTGTTCAAGATGAGCCCGCCCTTGCGCGAGGAGGAGGACATCGAGGCCCTGACCCAGGGACTCGTCGACGGCGTGCTCGACTGCGTGGCCACCGATCACGCGCCGCACACGGCCATGGAGAAGGAGCTGATGCTCGACCAGGCTCCCTTCGGCGTGATCGGGCTGGAGACGGCGCTGGCCGTCTGCAACACGTATCTTGTCGAGGAGAACAAGCTCGATCTGGGACAGCTGATCTCGCGCATGAGCGAAAGGGCGGCCGAGATCTACGACCTGCCCGTCGGCAGGCTGGAAGAGGGAAACGACGCCGATTTCATGCTGTTCGCGCCCGATGAGGCATGGACCGTCCACCCCGAGCAGCTGCGCTCGAAGAGCAAGAACACGCCGTACGGCGGCGCAACACTGACCGGCCGCGTGAAGGCCACTTTCCTGCGGGGCCGGTTGACCCACCACGAGGAGTTCTGA